One genomic segment of Paraburkholderia caffeinilytica includes these proteins:
- a CDS encoding RBBP9/YdeN family alpha/beta hydrolase: MLSCTKSTWPPRLVTVPGLHGSEGAHWQTWLERQFARSLRVEQADWDAPDVAVWAKSLRDLLARERGPFVLAAHSFGCLATAHALQQASYAGDVVGVLFVAPASPQKFAFAGPFDARRLGVPSILIGSETDPWMPLAGSRDLAQRFGSAFVNLGDAGHINTAAGFGPWPRAKYFVDTLVHCAAPLRFREESFEVAQHAFV; encoded by the coding sequence ATGCTTTCATGCACTAAATCGACATGGCCGCCGCGGCTCGTCACCGTTCCCGGCTTGCACGGCAGCGAGGGCGCGCACTGGCAAACATGGCTCGAGCGGCAATTCGCGCGCTCGCTGCGCGTCGAACAGGCCGACTGGGACGCCCCGGACGTCGCCGTCTGGGCGAAGTCGCTGCGCGATCTGCTCGCGCGCGAACGCGGGCCGTTCGTGCTGGCCGCGCATAGCTTCGGCTGCCTTGCGACTGCGCATGCGTTGCAGCAAGCATCGTATGCGGGCGATGTGGTCGGCGTGCTGTTCGTCGCGCCGGCAAGCCCGCAGAAATTCGCCTTCGCCGGACCATTCGACGCACGGCGTCTCGGCGTGCCGTCGATTCTGATCGGCAGCGAAACCGACCCGTGGATGCCGCTTGCCGGTTCGCGCGATCTCGCGCAGCGGTTCGGCAGCGCATTCGTCAATCTCGGCGACGCGGGACACATCAACACGGCGGCGGGATTCGGCCCGTGGCCGCGCGCCAAGTACTTCGTCGATACGCTGGTGCATTGCGCGGCGCCGCTGCGCTTTCGCGAGGAGTCGTTCGAGGTCGCGCAGCACGCGTTCGTTTGA
- a CDS encoding sulfate ABC transporter substrate-binding protein, with product MAGKTGTSRWLAAGMTAMTLALGGISTAQADASLLNVSYDVTRELYKDINAGFVTAYKQKSGETVSIRQSHGASSAQALSVLQGLQADVVTMNQPNDIDLLAEKGQLVPANWRARLPDDSAPYTTTMVFLVRKGNPKHIKDWDDLAKPGVQVVIANPKTSGNGRYTYLAAWGYRKQHGGTDAQALDFEKAIFRNVPVLDTGGRGATTTFTQRGIGDVLVTFENEVSLIDTGVGAGNFEAVYPSVSLLAAPPVSIVDKVVDKRGTRKEAQAYLDYLWSPAAQEIIAQHHLRPRDKNVLAKHAAEFKPIKTFTVEEMFGSWQKAQQTHFSDGGTFDQIIVDKK from the coding sequence ATGGCAGGCAAGACGGGGACATCGCGCTGGCTGGCAGCCGGCATGACGGCAATGACGCTTGCGCTCGGCGGCATCTCGACGGCGCAGGCAGACGCGTCGCTGCTGAATGTGTCGTACGACGTGACGCGCGAGCTGTACAAGGACATCAACGCCGGCTTTGTCACGGCATACAAGCAGAAGAGCGGCGAGACCGTGTCGATTCGCCAGTCGCATGGCGCGTCGAGCGCACAGGCGCTGTCGGTGCTCCAGGGGCTGCAGGCTGACGTCGTGACGATGAACCAGCCGAACGACATCGACCTGCTTGCCGAAAAGGGCCAACTGGTGCCCGCTAACTGGCGCGCGCGTCTGCCGGACGACAGCGCTCCGTACACCACGACGATGGTGTTCCTCGTGCGCAAGGGCAATCCGAAGCACATCAAGGACTGGGACGATCTCGCCAAACCCGGCGTTCAAGTGGTGATTGCGAATCCGAAGACCTCGGGTAACGGCCGCTACACGTATCTGGCCGCATGGGGTTATCGCAAGCAGCATGGCGGCACCGACGCACAAGCGCTCGACTTCGAAAAGGCGATCTTCAGGAACGTGCCGGTACTCGACACGGGCGGCCGCGGCGCGACGACCACCTTCACGCAACGCGGTATCGGCGACGTGCTGGTGACGTTCGAAAACGAAGTGTCGTTGATCGACACGGGTGTGGGCGCGGGCAATTTCGAAGCGGTGTATCCGTCGGTGAGCCTGCTGGCTGCGCCGCCGGTATCGATCGTCGACAAGGTGGTCGACAAGCGCGGCACCCGCAAGGAAGCGCAGGCGTACCTCGACTATCTGTGGTCGCCGGCCGCGCAGGAAATCATTGCGCAACACCATCTGCGTCCGCGCGACAAGAACGTGCTCGCGAAGCACGCGGCCGAGTTCAAGCCGATCAAGACCTTCACTGTCGAAGAGATGTTCGGCAGCTGGCAGAAAGCGCAGCAAACGCATTTCTCCGACGGCGGAACGTTCGATCAGATCATCGTGGATAAGAAGTAA